One genomic segment of Natrialbaceae archaeon AArc-T1-2 includes these proteins:
- a CDS encoding histone — MNVELPFAPVDSIIRRNAGNLRVSAEASEELAKRIQEHGADLAGDAARRATEDGRKTLMAADFDVEVVVDKDDLELPVAPVDRIARIEIDDRYRVSMDARIALADILEDYADNVARAAATLARHADRRTIKAEDIETYFSLFE, encoded by the coding sequence ATGAACGTCGAGCTTCCGTTCGCCCCAGTAGACTCTATTATCCGGCGAAACGCAGGAAACCTCAGGGTGAGTGCCGAGGCGTCGGAGGAACTTGCAAAACGCATCCAGGAACACGGTGCCGACCTCGCAGGCGATGCGGCCCGTCGGGCGACGGAAGACGGTCGAAAGACGCTCATGGCGGCGGATTTCGACGTCGAGGTGGTCGTCGACAAGGACGATCTGGAGCTTCCGGTCGCACCGGTCGACCGGATCGCCCGTATCGAGATCGACGACCGGTACCGCGTCTCGATGGACGCCCGAATCGCCCTGGCTGACATCCTCGAAGACTACGCTGACAACGTCGCCCGTGCGGCGGCGACGCTCGCTCGACACGCCGACCGGCGGACGATCAAGGCCGAAGACATCGAGACGTACTTCTCGCTGTTCGAGTGA